One genomic window of Candidatus Hydrogenedentota bacterium includes the following:
- the aroA gene encoding 3-phosphoshikimate 1-carboxyvinyltransferase → MDLTIAQSSLRGEVTIPGSKSHTIRAVVAAALATGESKIRRPLESMDAEAVRNAYTLLGAEIEMSSDLWRIQGTGGTVKAPDDIIHVENSGTTMRMVMGSAALLQSGTAVLTGDAQVRSRPCGPLAASLNDLGAQAHSTRNNGCPPMVIKGRLRGGETEIEAVTSQYVSSLLMNAPLAEKDTRLQVPLLNEKPYVMMTLSWLERQGIEVRYDSDLTEFHIPGGQQYAPVDCAVPADFSSAAFFLAAGALPGNKICSRGLDKNDTQGDKAILEYLKAMGAEVKDEPEGTVVSAKALRGCEFDLNDTPDALPIMAALACFAEGTTRLVNVPQARLKETDRIRVMREELEKLGAAITEFEDGMMIEGRSLHGGKVNGHGDHRIVMALTVIATAIPGLVVVQGAEAVNVTYPRFFEDLAAIGGLLSDDAH, encoded by the coding sequence ATGGATCTGACGATTGCCCAGAGCTCCCTGCGTGGTGAGGTTACTATACCAGGATCTAAATCCCACACCATTCGTGCCGTTGTGGCGGCGGCATTAGCGACAGGGGAGAGTAAGATCAGACGACCCCTGGAATCTATGGACGCGGAAGCAGTCCGCAACGCTTATACCTTGCTGGGCGCCGAGATTGAGATGAGTTCGGATCTCTGGAGGATACAGGGAACCGGCGGTACTGTAAAAGCGCCCGATGATATTATTCATGTCGAAAATTCCGGTACTACGATGCGTATGGTTATGGGGAGTGCGGCGTTGCTTCAGTCCGGCACGGCGGTACTTACGGGCGATGCACAAGTACGCTCTCGTCCTTGTGGACCGCTGGCTGCTTCCCTCAACGATTTAGGGGCACAGGCACATTCCACACGGAATAACGGATGTCCGCCCATGGTTATAAAAGGCAGGCTCCGTGGCGGTGAAACGGAAATTGAAGCCGTCACAAGCCAGTATGTTAGTTCCTTGTTAATGAATGCGCCTTTGGCCGAAAAAGATACCCGATTGCAGGTACCGCTTTTAAATGAAAAACCTTATGTCATGATGACCTTGAGTTGGCTTGAACGGCAAGGGATTGAGGTAAGGTATGACAGTGACCTCACAGAATTTCATATCCCGGGCGGTCAACAATATGCGCCGGTAGACTGTGCTGTTCCGGCTGATTTTAGCTCAGCCGCGTTTTTCTTGGCGGCAGGGGCGTTACCCGGAAATAAAATTTGTTCTCGTGGGCTCGACAAGAACGATACACAAGGTGATAAAGCGATTCTTGAGTATCTGAAGGCAATGGGAGCAGAGGTCAAGGATGAGCCGGAAGGCACTGTTGTCAGTGCAAAAGCGTTGCGCGGCTGTGAATTTGATCTCAACGATACTCCTGACGCTTTACCTATAATGGCGGCTCTTGCGTGTTTCGCTGAAGGAACAACAAGGCTCGTCAATGTGCCGCAGGCACGACTGAAAGAAACAGATCGTATTCGTGTGATGCGCGAAGAATTGGAAAAACTGGGCGCAGCCATCACAGAGTTTGAAGATGGAATGATGATTGAAGGCAGATCCTTGCACGGCGGCAAAGTCAACGGTCATGGTGATCATCGTATTGTTATGGCGCTTACCGTCATTGCCACCGCTATACCGGGCTTGGTCGTAGTACAAGGCGCAGAAGCCGTTAATGTCACGTACCCAAGATTCTTTGAGGATCTAGCCGCTATTGGCGGCCTGCTTAGCGATGACGCCCATTAA
- a CDS encoding alanine--tRNA ligase — protein sequence AVVVSVYKDDDEAATIWEKEIGISPDRIVRLGDADNFWGPAGDTGACGPCSELLYDRGEHIDPNATLENDPKERYLEFWNLVFPQFDQQKDGSRPQLKNRGIDTGMGLERIAALLQNKETVFDTDGIFPIIAATRDLTKVPYEENPVPYRVIADHIRALSFMIADGILPGNEGRGYVFRRLLRRAARFGRELGLEQVFLHKVAPTVIDLMGKQYPELIEGRARIEKVILTEEERFASALARGMDL from the coding sequence AGGCAGTCGTGGTCTCTGTATACAAAGATGACGACGAAGCCGCCACTATTTGGGAAAAAGAAATCGGTATTTCCCCTGACCGTATTGTTCGGCTCGGTGACGCTGATAATTTTTGGGGACCTGCCGGTGATACGGGTGCCTGTGGGCCCTGTTCAGAGTTACTTTACGATCGGGGCGAACATATAGACCCCAACGCCACCCTCGAAAATGACCCCAAAGAACGGTATCTTGAATTTTGGAATCTCGTCTTCCCCCAATTCGACCAACAGAAGGATGGATCGCGGCCGCAGCTCAAGAACCGGGGTATCGATACGGGCATGGGACTGGAGCGCATCGCCGCCTTACTTCAGAATAAAGAAACAGTTTTTGATACAGACGGTATCTTCCCTATTATTGCAGCCACGCGGGACTTGACCAAAGTGCCCTACGAAGAAAATCCCGTGCCCTACCGAGTGATCGCAGATCATATCCGAGCACTTAGTTTTATGATCGCCGATGGTATTTTGCCCGGCAATGAAGGACGGGGCTATGTGTTTCGGCGTTTGTTACGGCGTGCCGCCCGTTTCGGCCGCGAATTGGGCTTAGAACAAGTCTTCTTACATAAAGTCGCGCCTACCGTCATTGATCTGATGGGTAAACAATACCCTGAATTGATTGAGGGCAGAGCACGTATTGAAAAAGTTATTTTAACGGAAGAAGAACGTTTCGCCAGTGCACTGGCACGGGGTATGGATCTCTAG
- a CDS encoding dihydrodipicolinate synthase family protein, which yields MTQKFKINGIISAMVTPFTKGGENVDYEKVGPLANLILSQGAHGLFPCGTTSEGMLMTPDERRETLEEVLRSVDKKVPVIAHTGTFDTATTIELTRHARDCGATAASIVAPGYYAYDDASLFTYYKSIARAVDGFPILLYNIPSCARNVLHPELVIRLAESEENIVGIKDSSGSMQGITRMIGNTPDGFSVICGVDDYGYQAILAGCPAVVSGLSNVVCEIYAAVYNNIIKGDLKKAWKEEVRLEKAARLFKYGQMLAAFKEGLRMRGFDAGYARPPQRELTAAEKRNLKKGLEEIGII from the coding sequence ATGACACAAAAATTTAAGATCAACGGAATTATATCCGCCATGGTCACCCCTTTTACAAAGGGCGGGGAGAATGTAGACTATGAGAAGGTCGGTCCTTTGGCAAACCTGATACTCTCACAGGGGGCTCATGGCCTTTTCCCCTGTGGCACCACGAGTGAAGGAATGTTGATGACACCTGATGAACGGCGCGAAACCTTAGAAGAAGTATTACGCTCTGTTGATAAGAAAGTTCCCGTCATTGCTCACACCGGTACCTTTGATACGGCGACGACCATCGAATTGACACGTCACGCACGCGACTGCGGAGCTACGGCAGCGTCTATTGTTGCGCCGGGATATTACGCCTACGACGATGCTTCCCTCTTCACTTATTACAAAAGCATCGCGCGTGCCGTTGACGGTTTTCCCATCTTGCTGTACAACATTCCGTCCTGTGCACGTAATGTGCTGCATCCGGAACTGGTGATCCGCCTCGCTGAATCGGAAGAAAATATTGTCGGCATTAAAGACAGTTCGGGATCCATGCAGGGAATTACACGCATGATCGGCAACACACCTGACGGCTTCAGCGTGATTTGCGGTGTTGACGACTATGGCTACCAAGCCATTCTTGCCGGCTGCCCCGCTGTTGTATCGGGCCTTTCCAATGTAGTTTGCGAAATTTATGCCGCGGTCTACAACAATATAATCAAGGGTGACCTGAAGAAAGCTTGGAAAGAAGAAGTGCGCCTTGAAAAAGCTGCCCGCCTTTTCAAATATGGTCAGATGTTGGCCGCTTTCAAAGAAGGTCTCCGCATGCGCGGCTTTGATGCAGGTTATGCGCGTCCGCCTCAACGTGAATTGACAGCTGCCGAGAAACGTAACCTTAAAAAAGGCCTAGAAGAAATCGGCATTATTTAA